tgcgggtccctgttataacctctgtccttcatgcccttggagattttttcaactATTacagcatttcgtcttttggaacggagtttggatagcacagattcatctccccatacagtgatcagatgcagtacctcccgttcggtccatgctggagctcttttgcaattctgggactccatggtcacctgtgctgctgagctctgcatggttacctgtgctgatcagctcgccacgctggccaaagaggaaatgaaattcgaaagttcgcggggcttttcctgtctacctggccagtgcatctgagttgggagtgctgtccagagcggtcacaatggagcactctatgattgctcccagaggccaataccgtcgaattgcgtccacactaccccaaattcgacacAGCAGGGTCgctttcagcactaatcccctcatcggggaggaatacagaaatcgattttaagagccctttaagtcgacaaaaatggcttagtcatgtggacggatgcagggttaaattgatctaacactgctaaattcaacctaaactcgtagcgtagaccagggcttagtctaTTAATGAGTGAGTTCTTAccaaacagaaaactatcaaactaaatttccttttacatcttctaggctcttccttttatctggaggtgatagatcggatcacctttctaacagccccagattgccttatttcaatatgaCTGGTTTGAAATGTGTGAAGATGTGACCATACACTTTCCAGGTTATGGTTGttctcagactgtcacagtgagagaaggcccttacacaggcaaacagcgattttgattctttcttttatacttctataactagctaaatgataaacatatacctaaattcttaaagtataggcctttacagacaggcctgaatatctatatcctaacagcaTATATCAGCCACTGAGTCCACAGGCCTGTCTtcaacatggcatacattaaaaaGCTgggttgacccagctacatcactcaggggtatgaaaaatccacacctctgactgacatagttaagccaacctaccccccagtgtagacagcactaggtaaacagaagaattcttctgtcaagctagctaccacctctcggggaggtggatgaactacagcaatgggagaacccctccggTCGGCATAGGTAGAGTCTACACTAAAGGGCTACAGAGGTGatgctgcagtgctgcagctgtgccgttgTAGCCTTTCAAGTGTATACAAGCCCTTCAACTCCTGTATTTataacctcctccccccccttgcACTCTAGCTCTGCCCTCAGAGGGTGACTAGGGTGTGACCTGCCAGCTGGGTTGCCCATAATGTAACAGAGGCCCAGAGTATCCAGCTAAAATCTAtgtcccctccccactgctcctTTCGCTTCCTGTCAGAGAAATAAAGTCAAATGCTGCAGTACAAGGAGTGTGGGTCGCACTGACACAGATTCTGTGTGGGAAGTAAGGGGAGATTGCACTGGGCCCAATTCTTATAACCCTAAGGGCTCATTTACACCTGCTCAGAGTATAGGAGCCCTAATGTGAGAATCAGACCATACATAACTTTAATAATCCCTGATTTAAGTGCAATATTAATCTCATCTTTAAATATGGAGTCATTACTGCCCTCTGTATGTATAttcttataattatttatttatttaggaagatTTGACAGGTTTACAGATCATATTTTGGGAGCACTTTGGCTCCTTTGAAATATAAGGTGCCGTTTACACTGTATAAATCTCCAATGACGTAATCACCAGAAAGGGTCTTGGCTTCTCCCACAAGGAACTTCAACATCTTTACCTGCTCACAGTggacaatgttttaaaatgaaaaatacataTGTTTGGGAAAAAATGGGACCTTCCTCCCCATTGCCCAGAGGTCACTCACCCCTCCAAGCATCATCTCCAGCCAAGCCAATAGCTAGAGTTCATGAGAAAGGAAACTCAAGTGTTCAGAGTTGCAGACCTGGCCTGGAAAAGCCCTGCCGGGTGCAGAAAAGCCTTTATTGTGTTAGCTCCTTATGAGTTTGGAGCTGACGCGGTGATTGCAGGTCAGCAATGTACACTGAACAGGGACAAACAGGGCAGGGTTTTCTTTAAAGGAGCCACGTGTCCTGGCAGTGCTGGATCTGGGAATTGCAGCAGGGAAGTGGGGCGCTTGGGGTGCTCATTGCAGGCCAATACATAGACTCCTGTTGTAAATCACAGCGATCTCACAGCGCTGCCGCTATCAGTGTGTGGGGTGAGCACTGAGCGCTTTTACACAGAGCGTTTTGGTAACCAGAGGCCTGATCTGCCAGATGTTCCTGAGCACTCTCCACTGACATTGACTCCTTAGGGAGGAGAGAGCGCTCCACATCCTGCAAGCTCTGATCTCAGAGCTGGGGAATTCTTTCCCTCCATCACCTCCTGCATTTCTGAGTAGACAGACAAATGAAACCCTTGAGAGAGGTTGTTCTCTCTATCACTGCACAGGGTTACCTTCCACTTGGCACAGAAACCTGTGTTTCACATCACACTTGTGTATTATTTCTAGTGCAGTACCAGCAGGGAGTGTTATTTAGCATATTTTGTGTCTCTGTGAGCCCAGGTCGTTCTGAGACACTCAGACTGCTGAATGGAGAGAGCCGATGCAATGGGACAGTCGAGATTTCCCTCCATGGTGTGTGGAGCAGAGTCCTGGATGACCAGTGGGACATGAACGATGCCACCGTGGTCTGCAGACAGCTCCAGTGCGGAGTCGCTGAGAAAGCTTATAATCCCCCTAAGTCTGAGCGAGGAACGGGCCCTGTGGGGCTGAAAAGTGTCCGATGTGCAGGAAATGAGACTCGTCTGACTCTCTGTGACAACTCCACGTCTGAGACAGCCCAGGCAGGAATTGCTGAGGACGTCGGTGTCGTTTGCTCAGGTGACTTAGTGTGAAAATCTTATAAATGTCCTGTACTTGTTCAGTGGGAACATGGCCCACCACAGGGCCTGCCTCCACCCCACCTTGTGCTGTGATCTCAGCAGTCCTTGAAATGATGTGGATCTGAGGTTCAAACTGTGACCCATTTATAGtaaaaatatattatatacagAACAAAGCATAGTCATGTTATAGGGTTAATGCACTATAgcaacttctctctctctgtctcctatatttttatgtattagagctgttcaaaacatttcatcaaaacttttttcccGTGAAAAATCTTCAGAATAAGATTACAAATTTTCACAAAAAGTctgttttcattgaaaatgttCAGATTTTTCTTGAAAAACTTGGGCTGTCCATTAaccacagttaactcacgcgttTAACTCAAAACATtaattgagattaaaaaaattaatcatgattaattgcagttttaatcacactgttaaacaatagaataccaattgaaatttattaaatatttgtggatgtttttctatattttaaaatatatttatttcagttacaacacagaatagaaagtaTACAggactcactttatattattatattttattacaaatatttgcacagtaaaaatgataaaagaaatagtatttttcaattcacctcatccaAGTActatagtacaatctctttatcgtcaaagtgcaacttacaaatgtagatttttttttacataactgcactcaaaaacaaaacaatgtaaaactttagagcttacaagtccactcaggcctactttttgttcagccaatcactaaaagaaacaagtttgtttatatttacaggagataatgttgctcGCTTCTTATTtctaatgtcacctgaaagtgagaacagggtaccaatgtgaaatttctaaagaaagCTACAGCtgtcgacccaaggtttaagaatctgaagtgccttccaaaatctgagagggacaaggtgtggagcatgctttcagaagtcttgaaagagcaacactctgatgtggaaactgcagaacccgaaccaccaaaaaagaaaatcaaccttctgctggtggcatctgactcagatgatgaaaatgaacacgcgttggtccgcactgctttggatcattattgagcagaaacTGTCATCAGcttggatgcatgtcccctggaatggtggttgaagcaggaagggacatatgaatcctcAGTGCCTCTGGAACGTAAATATCTGGTGACGCCGGATACAACAGTGcaatgagaatgcctgttctcacttccaggtgacattgtgagtaagaagctggcagcattatctcctgcaaatgtaaacaaacgtgtttgtccgagcgattggctgaacaaaaagtaggactgagaggacttgtaggcgctaaagttttacattatttcatttttgaatgcagttattttttttacataaatctacatttgtaagttcaactttcgtgataaagagattgcactaaagtaattgtattaggttaattgaaaaatacaatttctttcgtttttttaaagttcaaatatttggaataaaacataaatataaagtgagcactgtacactttctattctgtgttgtaattgaaatcaatatatttgaaaatgtagaaaccatccaaaatatttaaataaatgatattctattattgtttaacagcacgattaattgcaattaattttttttaaatgcttgacaGCCCTATGAAAAACCCAAATTTATTTGTGGAACATGAAAAATATCCATGGTCATTCATATTTTGTGGAGAAAAGGATGAATTTCCAAGCAGCTCTAGTGTATTTAGTGGCTTCTTTATTTTAAAGTCTTAAAAAACGTGTTGTCTCGAATCAGAAAACAATAGTAAGAAAAGGAAGTCATATGTAACCTGTTTTGACCAAGACTGCCATGGATAGTGGCTCTGGGCTAGATCCCAAAAGGGACTTGGACATTGCAAGGCCTGACTCCTAGGTGCCTTGCCATCCAATGGAATCCTCAGCCCTGAGTCACATGCCCAGCTCCCCGtataatgcatggggagagttaggcatcGGAAGCCAGAAAGCTGAGCAGGGAATGACCTAAATTTGCCAGCAGTGAAATGCCAAGGAAGGGAGTAgggcctagatcaggggtgggcaaactatggcccgggggctgcatccagctgtccagatgttttaatctggctctCGAGTGCTCGCCGGGAAGTGGGATCCGGGGCTTGCCatgctctggtgctccagccgggtggTGGGGTCAGAGACTTGCCTCACTCTGTGTGgctgccagaagcagcagcatgtcctgtctccagctcctacgcataggggaagccagggggctccacacgctgctcccgccccaagcgctgcccccgcagctcccattggccaggaaccacggcgaATGGGAGCTGTAGaggtggtgcctgtggacagggcagcgcacagagccacctggctgtgcctctgcgtaggagccagaatGAAGACAtgatgctgcttctgggagctactTGAGCTAAGTGccacttggagcctgcacccctgactccctcccgtgccccaaccccctgccccagccctgatccctctcccgccctccgaacccttTGGTCCAGCCCgaagcaccctcccacaccctgaactcctcatttctggccccatcccagagcctgcaccccaagctggagccctcaccacctcccgcaccccaacccccaatttggTGTGCATTCATGGCccgtcatacaatttccatacccagatgtagcCCTTAGGCCAAAatatttgcccacccctggcctagatacACAAAGTTATTTAGACACCAAACTGCCATTGATCTAAGCCTCAGGCCCCTGACACACAGTCAGAggtaggcacctatctctgctcagGGATCTCAGTCATGAACCCACTCCTGGAGCTCGGCATGTAAGCTAGGTCAGCTCTCTCATCTCCCCATTTTACCCCTaacccagtggttaaagcactcaacTGGGATATGGGAAATCCACATTCAatccctgctctgtctgatttggagcagggacgtgaacacaggtgagtgccctagtaactatagagcaggggtaggcaacctatggcacgcgtgtcgaaggcggcacacgagctgattttcaggggcactgacactgcctgggtcctggccaccggtccggggggctctgcattttaatttaattttaaatgaagcttcttaaacattttaaaaaccttatttactttgcatacaacaatagtttagttgtatattacagacttatagaaagagaccttctaaaaacattaaaatgtatgactggcatgcgaaaccttaaattagagtgaataaatgaagactcggcacaccacttctgaaaggctgcagaACCCTGCAATAGAGTAtagggcaggggttcccaaacttggttcgcagcttgttcagggtaagcccctgacgggctgcaagatgctttgtttacctgagtgtccgtaggtacggccgcccgcagctcccaatggctgtggttcgccgttcccaaccaatgggagctgcgggcagcagTGCAGGccaggccaccgcttcccgcagctcccattggccgggaatggcgaaccgcagccactgggagttgcAAGTGGCCGTATgtgtggacgctcaggtaaacaaagcatctcgcggcccgccaggggcttaccctgaacaagctgcgaaccaaatttgggaacccctgctataGGGTATGCTGGGGTAGGTCACTCAGCTGGAAATATTCCACTTTGTACAAATAATCAGTCACTGAATCAGAAAAAAACCTAGAGATTGATTCTACCTGGTGtccagggcactcacctgggatgtgggagagtcaAGTCCCTGCTACAATAAATATGTAATGATTTACACtttatgtatttataaagagGCAGTTAGGtatctaagtacctttgtggatctaacCCTCTGTCCCTTAGGAAATCCATCAAAGTTGCTGTTATAACGTGACGTTGTTAAGTCCTAATCCTATATAACTGTGCAATTTTCCTTCATTTaaaggaaaagggggggaaaggaatcTGTGATGGGATTTTTTCATTGTTCTTGGTTGTATATGACTATTGTACAGTATAATGCTATTGTTCTTTTTGCTGTTATATATTTACATTAAGGTCCCACAGGAAAAGTAAACAAGTAACAGATATTTTAACTATGTCCCTATATCATGCACTGCATGTTACTGCACTGATATCATTTTTCATGCCCACACCAACTGCAGGGTAACTACAGCACATTAACTGCCCATTTCTGTTCCCATTGTGTCAGTGGGAGCTTCACAGTTGATTTCAGCAGGGTAGAATTATGCCCTAAGGGTCTGGGACTTTACTGTAGACACATGGATCCAATTTgcctttctttccctttatttggggatctctgtcttctcattcagttattcttctctgttagaatccaaacagtccagagatacaggatctttctttgaatccatatttatatctTCTTCTGACACAAAACAAGCTGACAGTCTACCCatatgggcttttcctttgatgacagggAGTGAGGAATGCACTTCGATTTTTGACTTCAGACCTTATGCATAATGGCCATTTGatttgaaattagcattttctgttaaagtACTTAAATCCTTTATTTGATGTGTTATTTAGCTACTAGTGTATTTACCATGTGCATGTTTGGCATTACATTATGACATGAATAGATAAGCGAAAACCATACCAGTAACGTTCCACTACTTTTCATACAGTTTAAACACCTGAATACACCCTTATATGTCTAACCATTACTTTGATCTACACAAGTGAACTGATCTAAATACACTCTAGCATGACCTGGTCAGCCAGTGTCACACCCTCCCCATTCTGTAACAATTGAAAAGAATATTTGGTTTTGGGTAAATTAATTGCCTAATAATTCCTTGAACACCTTGATGCTTATCATTTAAGAGTTGTTTGAAAATATTCAAGGTTTTGAGCAAGGGCGGATTCCACTAACCCTTCATCTCACAAATAGCTCTGACCCATGTAACGAGCCCCTTAAGGATACTCAGATGAGTAAGGAATTCAGAATTAGGCCCTTTCACTCATATGCTGTTTATCAATATTGCTCTGTAAAAAGTATTCCTCGTTTCCTTACTCAGCTTCTCTTCTTCTCTGTGTTTCTTGTTAAAGACAGACTTTTAAGAGCATTTCAATACCTCAGCCAGTGTAGCATCATCATTGATTTGCATGGAAGCTGTTTAATTATCATCATATTGCATATTAAAAGCTGGGATCTATCCCTGCAGGAAGCAAGCAGATCAGACTGGTGAATGGGACAGGTCGCTGTGCCGGGAGAGTGGAGATTTATTACAATGGCAGCTGGGGGACAGTCTGTGATGATTTCTGGGACTTACCGGACTCCAGTGTCGTCTGCAAACAACTGGGATGTGGACATGCCATCAATGCAACTGTCTCTGCTCATTATGGGCAAGGATCTGGGCAGATCTGGCTGGATCATGTGAACTGCTCTGGGAAGGAATCCAATCTTTGGGAGTGTCCTTCCATGGGCTGGGGCCAGCACAACTGCAGACACAAAGAGGACGCAGGAGTTCTCTGCTCAGGTCTGGTCCAGGAATGCTCATGTGAGCCGGTTACCAGGGGATTTAATGGAGGGGGCAGACAATTGAGGAGAGAGCTGAGAATGATAGAGCCTTTACCTCATTGTCTCTTCTAGAGGTTGCCCATACATCcagttttggccgggacagtcccttttttaagcctgCCATGGCCATCCTGACTGTTTTCTCAAATCTGGGCATTTGTCCCTTTTGCTCTTGCCAAGTGATCAtgagttggcaagagcaaattgGACAAATGCTCAGTTTTGCAAAAAAAGTGGGATACGACCCCTAGCGGGGTGTGGCGGAAAATGCGGGGGTGGGGCGAGTGGCAACGCCAGTCCCGCGCTGGAGGGAGGACTCAAGACAGCAGCTTTGGCTGGGCCAGCCCCATGCGGGAGGACAGCAGGGGTCTTGAGCCGCCCTGCATGTGGGAGGAAAGAAGGGTGCCTAGGGCTATCCTGACACgggtgggtggcgggggggctCAGGCCGGCCCACGTGCCGAGAGGGTAGGGGGACCTCAGGCTGTCCCTGTGTAGGCGGGAGGCAGGGTGGGCTCAGGGTAGCcccacatgggggggaggggagaggaaggaaggccTTGGGGTTGGGCTCCCCGTGGGGtgttctgtttttccttttaaagaaaatatggtCACTCTACTCTTCTACCTACCTACTGGGGTTATGATTAGAAAGTCACCATTTCCCATATGTTCCCACCCAGGAGTACTGGAGATATTGCCACACATATTGCCGCACTGTTGTATTGCAGGTATCTGTGTGTGTAACTGCTGGGAACTGGTGACTTTTCAGAGGTGACCATTGTATTTCTAATGGGCCTGTGGCGTCCAGAAGAGTCTCTCATTCTTAGAGCGATTCTCTCTGACATTTGCTCCTGCCGAATGATGCACAGGATCGTTAGCAATCGCTGGGATTTCACTCTTCACACCAGATCATTTCAGAATCAGACGATTTAAATTCCCTTTTTGTGCATTTCCTTCTAGAGTTCACAGATCTGAGGCTGGTGAGCGACAGTGACTGTGCTGGGCGGCTGGAGATTTTCTACAATGGGACGTGGGGCAGTGTTTGCTCCAATGGGATGTCTGGAGTCGCCGCAGCAATTGTCTGCAAACAGCTGAActgtggggatggagggcagaTTGCAAGAGACTTTGCATATGGAGCAGGTTCTGGTCCTACATGGCTGGACAATGTAATATGCAGTAAGCAGCACAGGTCTCTTTGGCAGTGCCCATCAGACATGTGGAAACAGCAGTCCTGTGATAACCGCGCAGAAGAGACCCATATTTCCTGCAGTGGTAATTCTGAAACTCTCTGTGCACACGCATGAACACACCCTCTACATGTTTAACTCATTGAAAGGGTGTGATAGAAATTGTGAATGTATTTACTTTTCAGTACAGAGAGTTTTACATTCACAGCAGTGAAAGACAGATTTTCATTGTCCATTCTAGGAATGAGAATACAGCCCCTGGAAAACAAACATAGGAGTTATTTATACAAGCTGTGTGTTACACAGTGCAGTCAGATAGTGAGAGCCCACAAATGCCCATAGGCAGGGAAACTTGGGGTGTGAGGGGTGCTTCAGCACCCCCAGTTTTTGcacggggtcccagctgccagccccgcaTTCTGCTGCTGGTACTGCACAAAGGGTCTCGCTGCTGGCCTCGCAAtcggggctctgctcctgccctcagCTGTTGTCCCAGCCTCAGTCCCTTACTGCTATCCAGATCCCACCCCCCAGAGCCACTGCTCAGTCCTGGCCCCAACTCAGGGGAGAGGGAGCACGGACAGGGCTAAGGGGggcaaggtaaaaagtttggggaccactggctttcAGTCCCCAACTGTAAAAATTGTTCTAGTGCCACTGCAAATGCCTCCCATTAGCGAGCGTCATTTGGGAATCTCTGTGGCTATACTTTTGTGATGAACaatcagagatgggcccaaggTCAGTGACCAGGACGTGGGCAGTCATGctgagtggttggagcaggagttgtgcccagtggttagagcaggagctggtagccagaaattggagccaagggtcagagccagaggccAGAGCCGAAGTCAGAAATCAGAGCTCAGTGTCGGGACCAGGTTACCTGGAGCAAGGCAAGGGGTAAGTCCAGAGTCAAGGCAAGAGCAAGACTAGGAACAAGACAGGAAAACGAGGTGTCCTAGCTGTGGGAAATGCTTTGAGCAgttgctgaatggctcctgtggCTGCTGGATTCTGGCTAGAACTGGACTGCTGACCCTTCCCACCAATCAGGCTGTACGACCAGTCAGGCAGCCTAATACAGGCCGCTGCGCTTGTTAGCTGCCTGGAGActagctctgctgcagcccctgcttcCTGACCCCCAGGCTGTGAAATCTGGGTCAGGATCAGAATTCCCGAaaagtgtgtctgtgtctgtgcgTGTCGGTGAGAGTTTGTTTCAGATCTAAAGTCCCATTTTGGTCTCAATTCTAATACCAACATTTCTCATCTCTGGATTCCCACAATGATGTGGGTGAGTTTCAGCAGACAAATCTGTTTACCTTCAAACAGGGCCAGAAGCAGCTGTACACAGGGTGGATGGAACAGACTCAGATAACCACAAACCCATACACCAGCAGGGAGCTGCATAAAGATTTCAACAGCCAGAGAATCCACTGAGTAATACATCCATTAGCTCTGAAACAAACTAGATTTTAGATTTAAGTTTATAAAATTGCTGAAATTTAGGGGTTTAATATACAGATAAACCCTACTCTCTCCCACATCACACACGCTTCTTGGTCTGTTCAGTTCATCATTTTCTctgcataggacaaaaagagaaaCCACCTCAGACCCTGTTTGCCGAATGCCCGAACTCTACAAGCTGCACAGGTATTTCTGCTTCTCTGTGTCTCATTCTTGGTCCCTAAGGACTTTCCCAGTTGTCCCAGTAACATGTGAGGTTTCTGCATTTCCAGACCGGGAGAAGTTACGTGTCATGGGAGGAGAGGACAGATGCTCGGGGAGAGTGGAGGTTTGGTACCGTGGCTCCTGGGGAACAGTTTGTGATGACTCCTGGGACATGGCGGATGCTAACGTTGTGTGTAAACAACTGGGCTGTGGATCTGCTGTATCTGCCCTGGGCAACGCTGCATTTGGCGAGGGGACTGGTCCCATCTGGGTGGAGATGTTGAATTGCAGAGGGACAGAGTCATCTCTCTGGGACTGTCCTGCCAAGCCCTGGGGTGAGAGCAACTGTGATCATAAGGAAGATGTTGCAGTGAATTGCTCAGGTGAGTGACAGGAGATGTTTCTGCTACATGCTGTAATTTTCCGGAAGGAGGATGGGTCCAATTGCCCGCCCCCCCTTGGTCACAGACCAGGCCCTCCCATCTGCTGTGCAGGAGCATCATGGATGCTGTGAGGTGGAACCTTTGTAGGGTCAGATTGGCTCAGACATCAGCCCACATAGCCCCTGCATCCATCACAGGCCCCAGTGTGCTGGTTTGTTACAAGTCAGTATAGGAGGACATGGGCCCTAAATCACTAACATACAGACTCGGTGCTGCTCTCAGGGAGTTTGTAGAAGTGACGTCTGGTGATCCCCAGAGACTCTGAGGGACGCTACCTGGTGACAAATACGTCACCTCCCCCTCGCTCCAGACTCCaactctcctccctttccctttgcAGGTGTGACAGAGATGACATCATCACTGAGTAGAACAGGTAAAACATCCCCCGCTCCCATCAAGATCCTCTGGTGCTGGATCACAGAGGATGAGCTGCAAGCTGTGCCTCAGGCAGGAGCTCCTTTCAatgtgtaagcaggggaatggtcccgctattgtggggaactttcctggcttatacagtacctcggtgaaatgggctagagaagggatctgagtcctcgctcccaattcctttacccagaggtctgcctgacctcaagggctccccttccacactcctgtgtggcagagtcctcataactggagctcctaggcactatgatatTATAAATAAGAAAGAACAATCAAAATGAATTCTCATTAATCTCCCCAAAATGGGATGTTAGAAAGAGGGTGATAACTGAGGTGAAGATAAGCTATACAACCAAGGACCAACAATTGGtcctttaaaaaacacacaaaactaCGGTGATGAGGGTCAGAAAGGAAAGCTGATGGCATCCTGCCCTCCCCTAAACTGACAGTTTTCACCAATAATCAAGCTTCCTCCTGTTAAATTTtcagaactacacctctaccccgatataacgctgtcctcgggagccaaaaaatcttactgcgttataggtgaaaccacattatattgaacttgctttgatccaccggagtgcgcagccccgcgcgccccccccccccccccggagcactgctttaccgcgttatatccgaattcgtgttatattgggtcgcattatatcggggtggaggttgtggtcacttagggcaggggctaagGTGTCCCCACCTCAAggggctctctctgcactggatgtttccctgacccactgatcattacatgaagttcaaagcaaatacaatttattaaacagcaatcaattgaaaaaaaatggaaaaatgggaaaggttaaaggaaaacatgtcaccccgctctgtggcacgggaacatcacaaccagcgtctctggaatgtaagggaagttcagtctgtcctccttctcaggccctggctgtgctgcagggatgctggggGTAAGACACTtgacttgctctggtggtggccacacgccttcaggcagggccggctctaggcaccagcgctccaaccatgtgcttggggcggctctttccaaggggcggcactccggccccttttttttttttttttgcttggggcgcaaaaagccaggagcatgccctgaggggaggtgagctgcggcggtgaggggcacggggag
The Emys orbicularis isolate rEmyOrb1 chromosome 1, rEmyOrb1.hap1, whole genome shotgun sequence DNA segment above includes these coding regions:
- the LOC135891080 gene encoding antigen WC1.1-like, whose translation is MANRSHWELQVAVCVDAQLGSIPAGSKQIRLVNGTGRCAGRVEIYYNGSWGTVCDDFWDLPDSSVVCKQLGCGHAINATVSAHYGQGSGQIWLDHVNCSGKESNLWECPSMGWGQHNCRHKEDAGVLCSEFTDLRLVSDSDCAGRLEIFYNGTWGSVCSNGMSGVAAAIVCKQLNCGDGGQIARDFAYGAGSGPTWLDNVICSKQHRSLWQCPSDMWKQQSCDNRAEETHISCNREKLRVMGGEDRCSGRVEVWYRGSWGTVCDDSWDMADANVVCKQLGCGSAVSALGNAAFGEGTGPIWVEMLNCRGTESSLWDCPAKPWGESNCDHKEDVAVNCSGVTEMTSSLSRTAPPRRPLTDSGRVTVPMVVCIILGALLCLVLIILGAQVRSARAQRRGSRRSLDPFSEAVYEEIDYNLMRKKQEMFDRSDDSVTKLQYYTGESEGENDPGSEQEGASPGGSRLDYDNVEEPALNNVPQTPDSREVPALPGDDPGDGYDDAREISDLEDDPGSGPSAQEVTGAHGESVRNRDSETGTPKHQLQEKKDLALEEAAFSTILVYLQVEEKVLMSSGW